One region of Monomorium pharaonis isolate MP-MQ-018 chromosome 11, ASM1337386v2, whole genome shotgun sequence genomic DNA includes:
- the LOC105834000 gene encoding tropomyosin-2: MNAIKKRLQTLKLEKDLAMDKADLCDQQAKEANRREEKLRDEVRELAKKLVQMEHDLEVNKAQLVESNRNLEIKERIYIVTQSELAVLNRKMQQCMQNLEKSEERRLSAQVKLAQAMETAEDAKRICKVLENRSKQDEERMDQLMAQLKEARLIAEDADTKSDEISRKLAFVEDELEAAEERVKSSEAKILEREDELFIIGNIFKSLEVSEEKANQRVEEFKTQLKELKVKLKAAEKRAITAEKTVKIFTKELDKREDYLRKEKEKYKYICDDLDSTFSELTGY; the protein is encoded by the exons ATGAACGCCATTAAGAAACGACTGCAAACGCTAAAGCTCGAGAAAGATCTCGCGATGGACAAGGCTGATCTGTGCGATCAGCAGGCGAAGGAGGCAAATCGGAGGGAAGAAAAATTGAGAGATGAGGTTCGCGAACTGGCGAAAAAGTTGGTGCAAATGGAGCATGATCTGGAAGTAAATAAGGCTCAACTGGTAGAATCAAATAGGAATCTCGAGATAAAGGAGAGGATTTACATCGTG aCGCAGTCGGAATTGGCGGTGCTGAATAGAAAAATGCAGCAGTGCATGCAGAATTTAGAAAAGTCGGAGGAGCGACGTTTGTCGGCTCAAGTGAAGCTCGCGCAAGCCATGGAAACTGCTGAAGACGCGAAGCG CATCTGCAAAGTCCTGGAGAATAGAAGCAAGCAGGATGAGGAGAGGATGGACCAACTGATGGCGCAATTGAAGGAAGCTAGGCTCATCGCTGAAGACGCTGATACGAAATCCGATGAGATTTCGAGAAAATTAGCGTTCGTCGAGGACGAGCTCGAAGCCGCGGAAGAAAGAGTTAAATCGAGCGAGGC GAAAATTCTTGAAAGAGAAGACGAGTTATTTATCATTGGCAATATATTCAAGTCCTTGGAGGTGTCCGAAGAGAAA GCTAACCAAAGAGTGGAGGAATTTAAGACGCAGCTGAAGGAATTGAAAGTGAAACTGAAAGCTGCTGAAAAGCGTGCCATAACCGCCGAGAAAACTGTCAAGATATTTACGAAGGAGCTGGATAAGAGGGAAG ATTATCTGcggaaagaaaaggaaaaatacaaatacatcTGCGACGATCTGGATTCCACGTTTTCGGAGCTCACGGGATATTGA